In Halococcus salifodinae DSM 8989, one DNA window encodes the following:
- a CDS encoding gamma carbonic anhydrase family protein, which yields MTGRYAFEGTEPDIDPAAHVSHGATLVGDVAVGAHASVWPGVVLRGDVAPVRVGEHSHIGDNAVLHASTAGDRVMIGHGAVLNDAVVEDGALVGFNTTVNSDVTVGAGSIVASGTTVPEGYDIPPESFVRGVPATVTPLAETTLDPEAIFEAHSSGAYTDLAERHDDLFS from the coding sequence ATGACGGGTCGCTACGCGTTCGAGGGGACGGAGCCCGACATCGATCCCGCTGCCCACGTCAGTCACGGGGCGACGCTGGTCGGTGACGTCGCGGTGGGCGCGCACGCGAGCGTCTGGCCTGGCGTCGTGCTCCGGGGCGACGTCGCGCCCGTCCGGGTCGGCGAGCACTCTCACATCGGTGATAACGCGGTGCTCCACGCCTCGACCGCGGGCGATCGAGTGATGATCGGCCACGGCGCGGTGCTCAACGACGCCGTCGTGGAGGACGGCGCGCTCGTGGGGTTCAACACCACCGTGAACTCCGACGTCACGGTCGGGGCCGGAAGCATCGTCGCGAGCGGGACCACCGTGCCGGAGGGGTACGACATCCCACCGGAGTCGTTCGTCCGCGGCGTCCCCGCGACCGTGACTCCGCTCGCCGAGACCACGCTCGATCCCGAAGCGATCTTCGAGGCCCACTCCTCGGGAGCGTACACCGATCTCGCCGAACGCCACGACGACCTCTTTTCTTGA
- a CDS encoding ornithine cyclodeaminase family domain, whose amino-acid sequence MTVSREVELSGHIIDSGMMQACFGAIMDLGGSFEVEEFQIGRSEVEESYARLTVFAEDEAELRSIVHELHQNGANPSHPVDASLEPAPDDQVVPPDFYSTTNHPTEIRYDGEWLSVDRIEMDCAVVVEEGAGDGDDVDGDTGGDDAGGDGGPRAYTKVLNGIEAGDLVVTGETGIRVRPPERPRDKEGAFGFMQGGVSSERPSESTITKVAEAIAETKREGGSVLAVCGPALIHSGAREDLARLVREGYVDMLSAGNGFAVHDLERDLYGTSLGMDTESLDHPRKGHKHHIYTISEIIRAGGIEEAIDAGLVESGVMYECVENDRPYVLAGSIRDDGPLPDTITDAVEAQNAIREQAHEADLVLMLSTLLHSVAVGNCLSSTTRVICVDINPATVTQLLDRGSAQAVGMVTDIGTFVPILAEQLLDE is encoded by the coding sequence ATGACCGTTTCGCGCGAGGTCGAACTCTCGGGCCACATCATCGACTCGGGGATGATGCAGGCGTGTTTCGGCGCGATCATGGATCTCGGGGGATCGTTCGAGGTCGAGGAGTTCCAGATCGGCCGGAGCGAAGTCGAGGAGTCCTACGCCCGGCTCACCGTGTTCGCCGAGGACGAGGCCGAACTCCGCTCGATCGTCCACGAACTCCATCAGAACGGCGCGAACCCCTCCCATCCGGTGGATGCGAGCCTCGAACCCGCACCCGACGACCAGGTCGTCCCGCCCGACTTCTACTCCACCACCAACCACCCGACCGAGATCCGCTACGATGGCGAGTGGCTCTCCGTCGACCGGATCGAGATGGACTGCGCCGTCGTGGTCGAGGAGGGAGCCGGCGACGGGGACGATGTGGATGGCGACACTGGTGGTGACGACGCGGGCGGCGACGGTGGGCCACGCGCGTACACGAAGGTGTTGAACGGGATCGAGGCGGGCGATCTGGTGGTCACCGGCGAGACCGGGATCCGGGTCCGCCCGCCCGAACGCCCGCGAGACAAGGAAGGTGCGTTCGGGTTCATGCAGGGCGGGGTTTCCTCGGAGCGCCCCTCCGAATCGACCATCACGAAGGTCGCCGAGGCGATCGCCGAGACCAAGCGCGAGGGCGGGTCGGTCCTTGCCGTGTGCGGACCGGCACTGATCCACTCCGGCGCGCGAGAGGACCTCGCTCGCCTCGTCCGCGAGGGGTACGTCGACATGCTCTCGGCGGGCAACGGATTCGCGGTCCACGACCTCGAACGCGATCTGTACGGCACTTCCTTGGGGATGGATACCGAATCACTCGACCACCCGCGAAAGGGCCACAAACACCACATCTACACCATCAGCGAGATCATCCGCGCCGGCGGAATCGAGGAAGCGATCGACGCGGGGCTGGTCGAGTCGGGTGTGATGTACGAGTGTGTCGAAAACGATCGTCCGTACGTGCTCGCGGGCTCGATCCGCGACGACGGCCCGCTGCCCGACACGATCACCGACGCCGTCGAAGCCCAGAACGCGATCCGCGAGCAGGCCCACGAGGCCGACCTCGTGCTCATGCTCTCGACGCTGCTCCATTCGGTCGCGGTCGGGAACTGTTTGTCCTCGACGACGCGGGTGATCTGCGTCGACATCAACCCCGCGACCGTGACTCAGCTCCTCGATCGAGGCAGCGCCCAGGCGGTCGGGATGGTGACCGACATCGGGACGTTCGTGCCGATCCTCGCCGAGCAGTTGCTCGACGAGTGA
- a CDS encoding ABC transporter permease subunit: protein MGLAAVTKKEFQDAIRSYTLHGLIVLFVAMTGFWATIHWIPEMGDPVTGNLDTIALLNSMRQPALYLIPLVALVVGYKAVAGEREHGSIRLTLGLPNTRRDVFLGKVIGQTAVVSVAILFGYSTAALIALLTYDSFALDVFVVYTLLSMLYALVCISIAVSFSASTRSLQQAIIGAGAIYLVTLILWDSVLTLLITVFVNNPSQPESFPDWLILFSYMNPSTAFAQATRAVIPAAREITVFPLLGATLWNDWYGFIVMGLWILVPLTIGHLLFSRADIQ, encoded by the coding sequence ATGGGCTTGGCTGCAGTCACGAAAAAGGAGTTTCAGGACGCTATCCGGTCGTACACGCTCCACGGGCTCATCGTGCTCTTTGTGGCCATGACGGGGTTTTGGGCCACGATTCATTGGATACCAGAAATGGGCGATCCGGTGACTGGCAATCTCGATACAATCGCACTGCTGAATAGTATGCGACAACCAGCGTTATATCTCATTCCGCTGGTGGCACTCGTAGTCGGATATAAAGCAGTTGCCGGCGAGCGCGAACATGGGAGCATTCGGTTGACTCTCGGGCTCCCAAATACGCGGAGGGACGTTTTCCTCGGGAAGGTCATCGGCCAAACTGCTGTGGTTTCAGTTGCGATACTGTTTGGATACAGTACCGCTGCCCTCATCGCGTTACTCACATACGACTCGTTTGCGCTTGATGTCTTTGTGGTATATACACTGCTTTCGATGCTCTATGCGCTGGTCTGTATCTCTATTGCCGTTTCATTTTCAGCAAGTACACGATCGCTACAGCAGGCAATTATCGGTGCAGGCGCGATTTATTTGGTGACTTTGATATTATGGGATTCGGTTTTGACACTACTCATAACAGTATTCGTTAACAATCCATCCCAGCCAGAATCATTCCCTGATTGGTTGATACTGTTTAGCTACATGAACCCATCAACGGCATTTGCTCAGGCGACGAGAGCGGTCATCCCAGCGGCTCGTGAAATTACGGTGTTCCCCTTGTTAGGTGCAACTCTCTGGAATGACTGGTACGGTTTCATTGTTATGGGGTTATGGATACTTGTGCCACTAACCATCGGCCATCTGTTATTCAGTAGAGCAGACATACAATAA
- a CDS encoding DUF7091 family protein, whose product MSDEGRSGFLGATARAAGRRFAAAKRAYSRGQERADAEGPYDEHAKIVCRRHAQKRTVMLDGYVPDCFEAGHPDCEGCLEDVREGTVETW is encoded by the coding sequence ATGAGCGACGAGGGGCGCAGCGGGTTCCTCGGGGCGACCGCGCGTGCAGCGGGGCGGCGGTTCGCGGCGGCGAAGCGCGCCTACAGCCGCGGTCAGGAACGCGCCGACGCCGAGGGACCCTACGACGAACACGCCAAAATAGTGTGTCGTCGACACGCCCAGAAGCGCACCGTCATGCTCGACGGCTACGTCCCCGACTGCTTCGAGGCTGGCCATCCCGACTGCGAAGGCTGTCTCGAAGACGTCCGCGAGGGCACCGTCGAGACGTGGTGA
- a CDS encoding DsbA family protein, protein MQIDRRAFLASAVAAGALAGCLGSGGGTGGNGDENGSDTGGADDGNDSGTASTTAGSQASGTTASGSTNATGSTNATGSGRSTSSGESTSNGNGSSTTVGSATNGTATGTPPAASIDHPAVAALAGQPYRGPTPGAAPGLIVAFEDPSCTNCERFNTGTLPTLEAELVEPGEATYVYRNFPYAYEWGKPAMQALEATDARSEAAFWELKTHYFETQSEFSNSNVLDRTQEFLASETDLDAAAVVADAEAKKFDAAVQRDIDAGENAGVVSTPTFYLFRDGEFLTEIRGAQSYDVFEQALGV, encoded by the coding sequence ATGCAGATTGATCGGCGGGCGTTCCTCGCGAGCGCCGTGGCGGCCGGCGCGCTGGCCGGCTGTCTCGGTAGTGGTGGGGGGACCGGTGGAAATGGTGATGAGAACGGAAGCGATACCGGGGGCGCTGACGACGGAAACGACAGTGGTACGGCGAGTACGACGGCTGGCAGCCAGGCGAGCGGCACGACCGCATCCGGGTCGACGAACGCTACTGGGTCGACGAACGCTACTGGGTCGGGACGATCCACGTCGTCAGGTGAATCCACGTCGAACGGCAACGGGTCGTCGACCACTGTCGGATCGGCAACGAACGGGACGGCCACCGGAACGCCACCAGCCGCGAGCATCGACCATCCGGCGGTCGCGGCGCTCGCGGGCCAGCCGTACCGCGGTCCGACGCCTGGTGCGGCCCCAGGCCTGATCGTCGCCTTCGAGGACCCCTCGTGTACGAACTGCGAGCGGTTCAACACCGGCACGCTCCCGACGCTCGAAGCGGAACTCGTCGAACCCGGCGAGGCGACCTACGTCTATCGGAACTTCCCGTATGCCTACGAGTGGGGCAAGCCCGCGATGCAGGCGCTCGAAGCCACCGACGCCCGGAGCGAGGCGGCGTTCTGGGAGCTGAAGACCCACTATTTCGAAACGCAGAGTGAGTTCTCGAACTCGAACGTGCTCGACCGGACCCAAGAGTTCCTCGCGAGCGAGACGGATCTCGACGCCGCGGCGGTCGTCGCGGACGCCGAGGCCAAAAAGTTCGACGCGGCGGTCCAGCGCGACATCGACGCCGGCGAGAACGCTGGCGTGGTGAGCACGCCCACCTTCTATCTCTTCCGTGACGGCGAGTTCCTGACCGAGATCCGGGGTGCACAGAGCTACGACGTGTTCGAGCAGGCGCTAGGGGTCTGA
- a CDS encoding VOC family protein, with the protein MGTLRLDHVGVVVDDLDAVAAFFLNLGFEREGGTLVEGEWVDKINGLDGVRAEVVMVRAPDSNGKLELVKYHAPADSEGAHPLPANRLGFRHIAIEINDLNTIVDELRDNGFDTVGEVRDFEDAYRLCYVRGPEGLIIELTEQIAPREAS; encoded by the coding sequence ATGGGGACGCTACGTCTCGATCACGTGGGTGTTGTCGTCGATGATCTTGACGCCGTGGCCGCGTTCTTCCTCAATCTGGGATTCGAGCGCGAGGGCGGGACGCTGGTCGAGGGCGAGTGGGTGGACAAGATCAACGGACTTGATGGCGTCCGAGCGGAGGTGGTGATGGTGCGAGCGCCGGACAGCAACGGCAAACTCGAACTCGTCAAGTACCATGCGCCGGCCGACAGTGAGGGCGCGCACCCCTTGCCGGCGAACCGGCTGGGGTTCCGACACATCGCTATCGAAATTAATGACCTCAACACGATCGTCGATGAACTGCGAGACAACGGTTTTGACACGGTCGGTGAGGTCCGTGATTTCGAGGACGCTTATCGACTCTGCTATGTCCGCGGTCCTGAAGGATTGATCATTGAGCTCACCGAGCAGATCGCCCCCAGGGAAGCGAGCTAG
- a CDS encoding TRAM domain-containing protein, with product MADCPLADECPSFSERVAGMGCQHYGNRGGAEWCNHYSQPIRELKSQPVQIGEELIVDVTDIHESGAGVGRTDDGFIVFVDGVLPDARARVKVTKVRSNHARADELERLPMDDEDEESGDVTDGETDDDDDENGGDDRPKRRQRLGSRENFWGG from the coding sequence ATGGCGGACTGTCCACTCGCCGACGAATGTCCCAGCTTCTCCGAGCGGGTCGCCGGGATGGGGTGTCAACACTACGGTAACCGGGGTGGTGCGGAGTGGTGCAACCACTACAGCCAGCCCATCCGCGAACTCAAATCCCAACCCGTGCAGATCGGCGAGGAGCTCATCGTCGACGTGACGGACATCCACGAGAGCGGAGCCGGCGTTGGTCGGACCGACGACGGGTTCATCGTCTTCGTCGACGGCGTGCTCCCCGACGCACGCGCCCGGGTGAAGGTCACCAAAGTCCGTTCGAACCACGCTCGCGCCGACGAACTCGAACGTCTGCCGATGGACGACGAAGACGAGGAATCGGGCGACGTGACGGACGGCGAAACCGACGACGATGACGACGAAAACGGCGGCGACGACAGGCCGAAGCGCCGCCAGCGGCTGGGGAGTCGGGAGAACTTCTGGGGCGGGTAG
- a CDS encoding DUF5814 domain-containing protein gives MAITDKIYVKNHRRIGSQLETRIPRSAFSGATLDILYSGEGLSKLDDATQERVLDFAEDFLDCDCESNPYCGHPERKFMRYLLDLRAQGLGPDAIVDVMGDEYLVTAYPGDVLSFLDNSVRTLEAMEDLASVEHDREMEQRVSERKRDLL, from the coding sequence GTGGCCATCACCGACAAGATCTACGTCAAGAACCACCGCCGGATCGGGTCTCAGCTCGAAACCCGGATCCCGCGGAGCGCGTTCAGCGGCGCGACCCTCGATATCCTCTACTCCGGCGAGGGGCTCTCGAAGCTCGACGACGCAACGCAAGAACGGGTGCTCGACTTCGCCGAGGACTTTCTCGACTGTGACTGCGAGTCGAACCCCTACTGTGGCCACCCCGAACGCAAGTTCATGCGCTACCTGCTCGATCTCCGTGCCCAGGGGCTCGGTCCCGACGCCATCGTCGACGTGATGGGCGACGAGTACCTCGTGACGGCCTATCCGGGCGACGTGCTTTCCTTTCTCGACAACTCGGTCCGCACGCTCGAAGCGATGGAGGACCTCGCGAGCGTCGAACACGACCGCGAGATGGAACAACGAGTGAGCGAACGGAAACGCGACCTGCTCTAA
- a CDS encoding replication protein A has translation MPELEEGSVYRLENVVTDEYEGRFSVKLNRTTTIEELDEELDVPESGGDSEDREIGAIDAPEEWVNVTAKITQLWDPRSESVGQVGLLGDPSGTLKFTKWAKSDLPELEEGSVYRLENVVTDEYEGDFSIKLNRTTTIEELDEEMEVGDDAITVEGALVDIQRGSGLIKRCPEEGCTRVLQNGRCSEHGEVEGEFDLRVKAVIDDGNAVHETIFDQEATEELAGISLDEAKEMAMDALDTSVVADEIREEVLGGYYRVEGPTLGRYVLANEFERLGGPTDAEETLIKARSL, from the coding sequence CTGCCCGAACTCGAAGAGGGATCGGTCTATCGGCTGGAAAACGTGGTGACCGACGAGTACGAGGGCCGCTTTTCAGTAAAGCTCAATCGAACGACGACGATCGAGGAACTCGACGAAGAGCTCGACGTGCCCGAGTCGGGCGGCGACAGCGAGGACCGCGAGATCGGTGCGATCGATGCGCCCGAGGAGTGGGTGAACGTTACGGCGAAGATCACTCAACTCTGGGACCCACGCAGCGAGTCGGTCGGCCAGGTCGGCCTGCTCGGCGATCCCTCCGGCACTCTCAAGTTCACCAAGTGGGCGAAGTCGGATCTCCCCGAACTCGAAGAAGGGTCGGTCTACCGGCTGGAAAACGTGGTGACCGACGAGTACGAGGGGGATTTCTCGATCAAGCTCAACCGGACGACGACGATCGAGGAGCTCGACGAGGAGATGGAGGTCGGCGACGACGCCATCACCGTGGAGGGCGCGCTGGTCGATATCCAGCGCGGCAGCGGTCTCATCAAGCGGTGTCCCGAGGAGGGCTGTACGAGAGTGCTCCAGAACGGCCGGTGTAGCGAGCACGGCGAGGTCGAGGGCGAGTTCGACCTCCGGGTGAAGGCCGTGATCGACGACGGCAACGCGGTCCACGAGACCATCTTCGATCAGGAGGCGACCGAGGAGCTCGCCGGCATCTCGCTGGACGAGGCGAAGGAGATGGCGATGGACGCGCTCGACACCTCCGTGGTCGCCGACGAGATCCGAGAGGAGGTTCTCGGTGGGTACTACCGCGTGGAGGGCCCCACCCTCGGCCGGTACGTGCTCGCGAACGAGTTCGAGCGACTCGGCGGGCCGACGGATGCCGAGGAGACGCTGATCAAAGCGAGGTCGCTCTAA
- a CDS encoding RPA family protein, whose translation MSGAPTREVAQRVFAREFNDGSETFKESDEERAPVYLLLPTGERANRIFFVGTLTETEDVGSDSEYWQGRVVDPTGTFYVYAGQYQPEAASALREINPPEYVAVAGKPRTFETDDGETNVAVRPESITVVDDAARDRWVVEAAERTIERIQAFDDDTNEYARMATERYDLPVENYRRAAVSALESLEEDDEVAVDAD comes from the coding sequence ATGAGTGGAGCACCCACCCGTGAGGTCGCCCAGCGCGTGTTCGCGAGGGAGTTCAACGACGGCAGCGAGACGTTCAAGGAGAGCGACGAGGAGCGCGCGCCGGTCTACCTCCTCCTCCCGACGGGCGAGCGCGCGAACCGGATCTTCTTCGTGGGCACGCTGACCGAGACCGAAGACGTGGGTTCGGATTCGGAGTACTGGCAGGGCCGCGTGGTCGATCCGACGGGCACGTTCTACGTGTACGCCGGCCAGTACCAGCCCGAGGCCGCGAGCGCGCTTCGGGAAATCAATCCTCCGGAGTACGTCGCAGTGGCGGGCAAACCTCGAACGTTCGAGACCGACGACGGCGAGACCAACGTCGCCGTTCGTCCGGAATCGATCACCGTGGTTGACGATGCCGCCCGCGACCGCTGGGTGGTCGAGGCCGCCGAGCGGACGATCGAACGGATCCAGGCCTTCGACGACGACACCAACGAGTACGCCCGGATGGCGACCGAACGCTACGATCTGCCGGTCGAGAACTACCGACGCGCGGCGGTGTCGGCGCTCGAAAGTCTGGAGGAAGACGACGAGGTCGCGGTCGACGCTGACTGA
- a CDS encoding PIN domain-containing protein, whose product MILDTSFLIDLFAGRDAAFEMGVALVERRAVQRVPTPVVAELSYGVAFGDEDERRNLRNALRMYPVVEQDAALARRAGQLLAQADMDAGGESGIGRIDPMIAAVADRYDEPVVTDNATDFEALGIEVVSY is encoded by the coding sequence GTGATACTCGACACCTCGTTTCTGATCGATCTCTTCGCCGGCCGCGACGCCGCCTTCGAGATGGGGGTGGCGCTGGTCGAACGACGGGCCGTCCAGCGCGTGCCGACGCCGGTCGTGGCGGAACTGTCCTACGGCGTGGCCTTCGGCGACGAGGACGAGCGTCGGAACCTCCGGAACGCACTCCGGATGTATCCAGTGGTCGAGCAGGACGCGGCACTCGCCCGTCGTGCGGGGCAACTGCTCGCGCAGGCGGACATGGACGCGGGCGGGGAGAGCGGGATCGGCAGAATCGACCCGATGATCGCCGCGGTCGCGGACCGATACGACGAGCCGGTCGTGACCGACAACGCCACTGACTTCGAAGCGCTCGGCATCGAGGTTGTGTCCTACTGA
- a CDS encoding SOS response-associated peptidase, whose product MCGRYTIFTPPDTLEDRFSVTTRRSLEPRYNAAPGQKLPVITNDAPETIDHLQWGLIPGWADDPSIGNRLINARAETVDEKRSFKEAYERRRCLVLADGFYEWTETDAGKQPYRVTIDGGEPFALAGLWERWHPPQKQTGLDEFGDGEPDSEADPIETFTIVTTEPNSVIEPLHDRMAVVLSPDSERQWLAGEADGKELLEPYPAEEMRAYPVSTAVNSPANDSSELVEEVDASA is encoded by the coding sequence ATGTGCGGACGCTACACCATCTTCACGCCACCAGACACCCTCGAAGACCGATTCAGTGTAACCACCAGACGGTCGCTGGAGCCACGGTACAACGCCGCACCCGGCCAAAAGCTACCGGTCATCACGAACGACGCGCCCGAGACCATCGACCACCTCCAGTGGGGACTGATCCCAGGATGGGCCGACGACCCGAGTATCGGGAACCGCCTCATCAACGCCCGCGCGGAGACCGTCGACGAAAAGCGGAGTTTCAAGGAGGCGTACGAGCGCCGGCGGTGTCTCGTGCTCGCCGACGGGTTCTACGAGTGGACCGAAACCGACGCCGGCAAACAGCCCTACCGCGTCACGATCGACGGCGGCGAACCGTTCGCGCTCGCTGGACTGTGGGAACGCTGGCATCCCCCACAGAAACAGACGGGTCTCGACGAGTTCGGCGACGGCGAACCCGACAGCGAGGCTGATCCAATCGAGACGTTCACGATCGTCACGACCGAACCCAACTCCGTGATCGAGCCGCTCCACGACCGGATGGCTGTGGTGCTCTCGCCCGACAGCGAACGCCAGTGGCTCGCTGGCGAGGCCGACGGGAAGGAACTTCTCGAACCGTACCCGGCCGAGGAGATGCGCGCGTACCCGGTCTCGACCGCCGTGAACAGCCCCGCGAACGATTCGTCGGAACTCGTCGAGGAAGTCGACGCCTCTGCCTGA
- a CDS encoding cupin domain-containing protein — protein sequence MEHEKVDLEAKLAQFDEQWSPKLVGELNGQAVKLAKMEGEFVWHHHDEADELFLVLDGHLTIELPEESVDLDEGEFYIVPHGVEHKPVADGEAHVLLFEPAETRNTGNVENERTADTESI from the coding sequence ATGGAACACGAGAAAGTCGATCTCGAAGCGAAACTCGCCCAGTTCGACGAACAGTGGTCGCCGAAGCTCGTCGGTGAGCTCAACGGCCAGGCGGTCAAGCTCGCCAAAATGGAGGGTGAGTTCGTCTGGCACCACCACGACGAGGCCGACGAGCTGTTCCTCGTGCTCGACGGCCATCTCACGATCGAACTTCCAGAAGAGAGCGTCGATCTCGACGAGGGCGAGTTCTATATCGTCCCGCACGGCGTCGAGCACAAGCCCGTCGCGGACGGCGAGGCGCACGTCCTGCTGTTCGAACCCGCCGAAACACGGAACACCGGCAACGTCGAGAACGAGCGCACCGCCGACACCGAATCGATCTGA